From the genome of Pelomonas sp. SE-A7, one region includes:
- a CDS encoding DUF1761 domain-containing protein: MNINLSATVIAAVSSFLLGGLWYSEALFGRTWNTENGGIDKQAGHPGKVFAISFLFSLIAAFTFACWLGAAPSLEAALKAGVLAGGGFVAASFGINYQFAQRSFKLWLIDGGYHLAQFCLFGLILGLWH; the protein is encoded by the coding sequence ATGAACATCAACCTCTCGGCCACGGTGATCGCCGCCGTCTCCAGCTTCCTGCTGGGCGGACTCTGGTATTCCGAAGCCCTGTTCGGCCGCACCTGGAATACCGAGAACGGGGGCATCGACAAGCAGGCCGGCCATCCGGGCAAGGTCTTCGCCATCAGCTTCCTGTTCTCGCTGATCGCCGCCTTCACGTTCGCCTGCTGGCTGGGCGCGGCCCCGTCCCTGGAGGCCGCGCTCAAGGCCGGCGTCCTGGCCGGCGGTGGCTTCGTCGCGGCCAGCTTCGGCATCAACTACCAGTTCGCCCAGCGCTCGTTCAAGCTCTGGCTGATCGATGGCGGCTACCACCTGGCGCAGTTCTGCCTGTTCGGCCTCATCCTGGGCCTGTGGCACTGA
- a CDS encoding MAPEG family protein, giving the protein MNASVQYPMLGPVIALVAWSMVMWAWMYATRLPAMFAAKMKPDPHAPRGEQMATLPARVRWKADNYNHLMEQPTIFYAIALTLALLGVATPTCLALAWAYVGLRVLHSLVQALMNKIELRFLLFALSNLPLLGLTGMAALEFAHRSH; this is encoded by the coding sequence ATGAATGCTTCCGTGCAATACCCGATGCTGGGCCCGGTCATCGCCCTGGTGGCCTGGTCCATGGTGATGTGGGCCTGGATGTACGCGACGCGGCTGCCGGCCATGTTCGCGGCCAAGATGAAGCCGGACCCCCATGCGCCACGGGGCGAGCAGATGGCCACGCTGCCGGCGCGGGTGCGCTGGAAGGCCGACAACTACAACCACCTGATGGAGCAGCCGACGATCTTCTACGCCATCGCGCTGACGCTGGCGCTGCTCGGCGTGGCCACGCCCACCTGCCTGGCCCTGGCCTGGGCCTATGTGGGGCTGCGGGTGCTGCACAGCCTGGTGCAGGCGCTGATGAACAAGATCGAGCTGCGCTTCCTGCTGTTCGCGCTTTCCAACCTGCCGTTGCTGGGGCTGACCGGGATGGCGGCGCTCGAGTTCGCACATCGCTCCCACTGA
- a CDS encoding nuclear transport factor 2 family protein, which yields MLKNPKAGPARWRDQLMALLLAACASVCAAQDANRSGPLFDALARMDKELFDAAFVNCDANKFRALFTEDAEFYHDRTGLAAGEAARTMKSCPRDNGVTRTLIAESLEVYPMQGYGAIQMGRHVFARKGEPGSEVAKFVHLWKQENGAWRLARVLSFDHKPSSKPE from the coding sequence ATGCTCAAGAACCCGAAGGCCGGCCCGGCTCGGTGGCGTGATCAGCTGATGGCCCTGCTCCTGGCAGCGTGCGCCTCCGTCTGCGCCGCTCAAGACGCGAATCGCTCCGGCCCGCTCTTTGATGCACTCGCGCGAATGGACAAGGAGCTCTTCGACGCAGCCTTTGTCAACTGCGACGCGAACAAGTTCCGGGCGCTCTTCACCGAGGATGCGGAGTTCTATCACGACCGTACAGGCCTGGCCGCTGGCGAAGCCGCCAGAACGATGAAGTCCTGCCCTCGGGACAACGGCGTGACGCGAACCTTGATCGCTGAGAGCCTCGAGGTCTATCCCATGCAGGGCTACGGCGCCATACAGATGGGTCGCCATGTCTTCGCCAGGAAGGGTGAGCCGGGATCCGAGGTGGCCAAGTTTGTCCATCTCTGGAAGCAGGAGAACGGTGCCTGGCGTCTTGCCAGGGTGCTGAGCTTTGACCACAAGCCATCGTCGAAACCGGAGTGA
- a CDS encoding ASCH domain-containing protein — protein sequence MTTPIPAPLADFWSAFADSIAGVDPTRFYEVCVFGDSEALANELAELVLLGTKRATSGSVWSYEDEGKRIPIPGDLSIVTNWAGRPLCIIETESVEVVPFSEVSSEFAATEGEGDGSLSFWREAHRQYFTRECARSGRQFSENMLVACERFRVAYVVRS from the coding sequence ATGACAACACCTATCCCGGCACCCCTGGCTGACTTCTGGAGTGCTTTCGCCGATTCGATCGCCGGCGTGGATCCCACTCGCTTCTACGAGGTGTGCGTCTTTGGCGATAGTGAAGCTCTGGCGAATGAGCTTGCCGAACTCGTGCTTCTAGGTACTAAGCGCGCAACATCGGGCTCGGTGTGGTCCTACGAAGATGAAGGGAAGCGAATTCCTATCCCGGGCGATCTCAGCATCGTCACGAACTGGGCGGGCAGGCCGCTGTGCATCATTGAAACCGAATCAGTCGAGGTTGTTCCTTTCAGCGAAGTCAGTTCCGAGTTCGCGGCCACTGAAGGCGAAGGGGATGGCTCGTTGTCGTTCTGGCGAGAGGCACATAGACAGTACTTCACTCGCGAATGCGCCCGATCAGGACGCCAGTTCAGCGAGAACATGCTTGTTGCCTGTGAGCGGTTCAGAGTTGCCTATGTCGTTCGCTCATGA
- a CDS encoding alpha/beta hydrolase: MTRPVVVPQSRYLVCEGRELHYMEWGAEENEAGEVVIAWHGLARTGRDMDDLAGHLASRGYRVICPDTIGRGLSQWSPAPDDEYCLDFYVRLATSLVKQLDLQHCLWVGTSMGGAIGLVAAATSLRGRIRRLLLNDSGPEITEASVQRIRSYAGNPQAFDTMAELEQYFRTIYAPYGWLSDAQWRRLTETSTRRLPDGRVTPHYDPAMVRQFITRPDDYSRWPEWDSLELPVLCLRGETSDLLTVETTEAMRTRGPRAVVVTIPDCGHAPALNTPAQLGVVERFLGAG, encoded by the coding sequence ATGACGCGGCCCGTCGTCGTGCCCCAGTCGCGCTACCTGGTCTGCGAAGGCCGCGAGCTGCACTACATGGAGTGGGGCGCTGAAGAGAACGAGGCGGGCGAGGTGGTCATCGCCTGGCACGGCCTGGCACGCACCGGCCGCGACATGGACGACCTGGCCGGGCACCTGGCCAGCCGCGGCTACCGCGTGATCTGCCCCGACACGATAGGCCGCGGACTCTCGCAATGGAGCCCGGCGCCCGACGACGAATACTGCCTGGACTTCTACGTGCGCCTGGCCACCTCGCTGGTCAAGCAGCTGGACCTGCAGCACTGCCTGTGGGTGGGCACCTCGATGGGCGGTGCCATCGGCCTGGTGGCCGCGGCCACCAGCTTGCGTGGGCGCATACGCCGGCTGCTGCTCAACGACAGCGGCCCTGAGATCACCGAGGCGTCGGTGCAGCGCATCCGCAGCTATGCCGGCAACCCGCAGGCCTTCGACACCATGGCCGAGCTGGAGCAGTACTTCCGCACCATCTACGCACCCTACGGCTGGCTCAGCGACGCGCAGTGGCGCCGCCTGACCGAGACCTCGACGCGCCGTCTGCCGGACGGCCGCGTGACCCCGCACTACGACCCGGCCATGGTGCGCCAGTTCATCACCCGCCCCGACGACTACAGCCGCTGGCCCGAATGGGACAGCCTGGAGCTGCCCGTGCTGTGCCTGCGCGGCGAGACCAGCGACCTGCTGACCGTCGAGACCACCGAAGCCATGCGCACCCGCGGCCCCCGCGCCGTGGTCGTCACCATTCCGGATTGCGGGCATGCACCGGCGCTCAATACACCGGCGCAGTTGGGGGTGGTGGAGAGGTTTTTGGGGGCGGGGTGA
- a CDS encoding branched-chain amino acid ABC transporter permease, whose translation MIRSLLSHDLPRSKLLAALLIATVLGLALTPFIFPGTKALNVAAKILIFIVLVSSYDLLLGYTGIVSFAHTMFFGIGAYGVAIACSRAEDPGWGTVLTGIGGALGISLVLSLVIGLFSLRVKAIFFAMITMAVAAAFMTLASQLSEITGGEDGLSFKVPEALRPSTEYFEEPVLGAMIDGKFAAYYLLFVATVVLVLLLLRIVNSPFGRVLQAIRENDFRAEAIGYRTVVYRTLSNVLAALFATAAGALLALWLRYNGPDTSLSLEIMLDILLIVVIGGMGTIYGAVIGSVLFVLAQNYLQDLMKLGAGAVEGIPVLSQLIAPDRWLLWMGLLFVLAVYHFPFGVVGRLRLGAAAKARE comes from the coding sequence ATGATCCGCAGCCTGCTTTCGCATGACCTGCCACGCAGCAAGCTGCTGGCCGCGCTCTTGATCGCCACGGTGCTGGGCCTGGCGCTGACGCCCTTCATCTTCCCGGGCACCAAGGCGCTGAATGTGGCGGCCAAGATCCTGATCTTCATCGTGCTGGTGTCCAGCTACGACCTGCTGCTGGGCTACACCGGCATCGTCAGCTTTGCCCACACCATGTTCTTCGGCATAGGCGCCTATGGCGTGGCGATTGCCTGCAGCCGCGCCGAGGACCCGGGCTGGGGCACGGTGCTGACTGGCATCGGTGGGGCGCTCGGCATCTCGCTTGTGCTGTCGCTGGTGATCGGCCTGTTCAGCCTGCGGGTCAAGGCCATCTTCTTCGCGATGATCACCATGGCGGTGGCAGCGGCCTTCATGACGCTGGCCTCGCAGCTGTCGGAAATCACCGGCGGCGAAGACGGCCTCAGCTTCAAGGTGCCCGAGGCCCTGCGGCCCTCGACCGAGTACTTCGAGGAGCCGGTGCTGGGCGCCATGATCGACGGCAAGTTTGCCGCCTACTACCTGCTCTTCGTGGCGACCGTGGTGCTGGTGCTGCTGCTGCTGCGCATAGTCAACTCGCCCTTCGGTCGCGTGCTGCAGGCGATCCGCGAGAACGACTTCCGCGCCGAGGCCATTGGCTACCGCACGGTGGTCTACCGCACGCTGTCCAACGTCTTGGCCGCGCTGTTCGCCACGGCGGCCGGCGCGCTCTTGGCGCTCTGGCTGCGCTACAACGGGCCGGACACCTCACTCTCGCTGGAGATCATGCTGGACATCCTGCTGATCGTCGTGATCGGCGGCATGGGCACGATCTACGGCGCCGTCATCGGCAGCGTGCTCTTCGTGCTGGCGCAGAACTACCTGCAGGACCTGATGAAGCTGGGCGCCGGTGCGGTGGAGGGCATCCCCGTGCTGTCGCAGCTGATCGCACCGGACCGCTGGCTGCTGTGGATGGGCCTGTTGTTCGTGCTGGCGGTCTATCACTTCCCGTTCGGCGTCGTCGGCCGGCTGCGCCTGGGCGCTGCGGCCAAGGCCAGGGAGTGA
- a CDS encoding branched-chain amino acid ABC transporter permease: MNTTTTTLPAPAPDAIPKARFDWKPLLLLAAIALVALPLVGNPASWVTLTLAGLAMGLIIFIIASGLTLVFGLMDVLNFGHGVFIALGAFMATTVLGAMGGFTASPSLIANLVAVAAASLAGMAVAGAVGLAFERVLVRPVYGMHLKQILITMGGMIIGEEMIKLVWGPQLIALPMPEALRGALWFGDVSVEKFRILAVLAGLKVLVLLLLVLNKTKLGLLIRAGVQDREMVESLGYRIRRLFVAVFVGGSALAGLGGVMWGLYQQGVTPQIGAQVNTLIFIVIIIGGLGSTLGCFVGALAVGLLANYIGFVAPKAALFSNIGLMVAVLLWRPQGLYPVGGKQ, encoded by the coding sequence ATGAATACGACGACGACGACGCTGCCGGCGCCTGCGCCGGACGCCATCCCCAAGGCCCGCTTCGACTGGAAGCCGCTGCTGCTGCTGGCCGCCATCGCGCTGGTCGCCTTGCCCCTGGTGGGCAACCCGGCCAGCTGGGTCACTCTGACCCTGGCCGGCCTGGCCATGGGCCTGATCATCTTCATCATCGCCTCAGGCCTGACCCTGGTCTTCGGCCTGATGGATGTGCTGAACTTCGGCCATGGCGTCTTCATCGCCCTGGGCGCCTTCATGGCGACCACGGTGCTGGGCGCGATGGGTGGCTTCACGGCGAGCCCATCGCTGATCGCCAACCTCGTGGCCGTGGCGGCGGCCAGCCTGGCCGGCATGGCCGTGGCCGGCGCCGTGGGCCTGGCCTTCGAGCGGGTGCTGGTGCGGCCGGTCTACGGCATGCACCTGAAGCAGATCCTGATCACCATGGGCGGCATGATCATCGGCGAGGAGATGATCAAGCTGGTCTGGGGCCCGCAGCTGATCGCCTTGCCCATGCCCGAGGCGCTGCGCGGCGCGCTGTGGTTCGGCGACGTGTCGGTGGAGAAGTTCCGCATCCTCGCGGTGCTGGCCGGGCTCAAGGTCCTGGTGCTGCTGCTGCTGGTGCTTAACAAGACCAAGCTGGGCCTGCTCATCCGCGCGGGCGTGCAGGACCGCGAGATGGTGGAGAGCCTGGGCTACCGGATCCGCCGGCTGTTCGTGGCGGTGTTCGTCGGCGGCTCGGCGCTGGCCGGCCTGGGCGGCGTGATGTGGGGCCTGTACCAGCAGGGAGTCACGCCGCAGATAGGCGCCCAGGTCAACACCCTGATCTTCATCGTCATCATCATCGGCGGCCTGGGCTCCACGCTGGGCTGCTTCGTCGGCGCGCTGGCCGTTGGCCTGCTGGCCAACTACATAGGCTTTGTCGCACCCAAGGCGGCGCTGTTCTCCAACATCGGCCTGATGGTGGCCGTGCTCCTGTGGCGGCCGCAGGGGCTGTATCCGGTCGGGGGCAAGCAATGA